One Halovivax ruber XH-70 genomic region harbors:
- the map gene encoding type II methionyl aminopeptidase gives MADSEVDLETEQYAKHREAGEILAQVREETADRVEVDVSHLEVAEYAEDRIRELGGKPAFPVNISIDEEAAHATPSIDDETTFGEEMINLDIGVHVDGWLADTAITVDLSGHDDLAEAPAAALEAALDMIEPGVETGEIGAEIESVIDDYGFNPVVNLTGHGLGHWEQHTSPTIPNRAVSQGTTLEVGDVVAIEPFATDGGGKVTEGASEEIFSLEREGTIRNRQARQALDQITEEFRTLPFATRWLETGRAEMALRRLKRNDIVHGYPVLKEDDGCLVSQKEHTIIVTPDGCEVTTA, from the coding sequence ATGGCTGATTCCGAAGTCGATCTCGAGACCGAGCAGTACGCAAAGCATCGCGAGGCGGGCGAGATCCTGGCGCAGGTGCGCGAGGAGACGGCCGATCGCGTCGAGGTAGACGTCTCGCACCTGGAGGTCGCCGAGTACGCCGAGGACAGGATTCGAGAACTCGGTGGGAAACCCGCGTTCCCGGTCAACATCTCGATCGACGAGGAGGCCGCGCACGCGACGCCGAGCATCGACGACGAGACCACGTTCGGGGAGGAGATGATCAATCTGGACATCGGCGTTCACGTCGACGGCTGGCTGGCCGACACGGCGATCACGGTCGATCTCTCCGGCCACGACGACCTGGCCGAGGCACCGGCTGCGGCGCTCGAGGCCGCGCTCGACATGATCGAACCCGGTGTGGAGACGGGCGAGATCGGCGCCGAGATCGAGTCGGTCATCGACGACTACGGGTTCAACCCGGTCGTCAATCTGACCGGTCACGGCCTCGGACACTGGGAACAACACACCAGTCCGACGATTCCCAACCGGGCAGTCTCGCAGGGGACGACCCTCGAAGTTGGTGACGTCGTCGCGATCGAACCGTTCGCGACCGACGGCGGCGGCAAGGTCACCGAGGGCGCCTCCGAGGAGATCTTCTCGCTCGAACGGGAGGGGACGATCCGGAACCGGCAGGCCAGACAGGCGTTAGACCAGATCACCGAGGAGTTTCGGACGCTGCCGTTCGCGACTCGGTGGCTCGAGACCGGCCGGGCCGAGATGGCACTCCGGCGGCTGAAGCGAAACGACATCGTCCACGGCTATCCCGTCCTCAAAGAGGACGACGGCTGTCTCGTCAGCCAGAAAGAACACACGATCATCGTGACGCCGGACGGCTGTGAAGTGACGACAGCGTAA